One stretch of Sulfuricystis multivorans DNA includes these proteins:
- a CDS encoding FAD-dependent oxidoreductase yields MALKKLALLFIVVALIALFFGLDLDRYFDLMWLKSQQASLAAWRDAHPLFGAAVFFALYVLVTALSLPGAVWMTLAGGAIFGLWWGALLVSFASSLGATLAFLAARFLLRDWVASRFGQRLAAIDAGIRREGAFYLFTLRLVPAFPFFLVNLLLGLTAMKTRTFYWVSQLGMLPGTVVYVNAGTQLAKIDSLSGLVSPGLLLSFALLGVFPLMAKKIVEVVRVNKIFAKWTKPARFDRNLVVIGGGSAGLVTAYIAAAVKAKVTLIEKDKMGGDCLNTGCVPSKALIRSAKFLAQLARAEEFGCRRASAEFSFAEVMERVQRVVQTVAPHDSIERYTGLGVEVIEGRAKIISPWAVEVTRNDGSTATLTTRSIVIAAGARPFVPPIPGIEEVGYLTSDTVWSLRELPKRLVVLGGGPIGSELTQAFARFGAEVTQVEMAPRILIREDAEVSALVEERFRAEGIAVLTNHKAKQFVMDNGEKVLIAEHEGRDVKIPFDAVLVAVGRVANLKGYGLEDIGVATSRTIEVNAFLQTNFPNIYAAGDVAGPYQFTHTAAHQAWYAAVNALFDPFKKFRADYSVIPWATFVEPEVARVGLNEQEAKEKGIPYEVSRYDIDDLDRAIADGEAHGFIKVLTVPGKDRILGVTIVGEHAGELIAEYVLAMKQGIGLNEILGTIHIYPTLAEANKYVAGVWKKAHAPQRLLAWVERFHGWRRGASA; encoded by the coding sequence ATGGCCCTCAAGAAACTCGCACTGCTCTTCATCGTCGTTGCCTTGATCGCCCTGTTCTTTGGGCTCGATCTCGACCGCTACTTCGATCTCATGTGGCTCAAATCGCAGCAGGCCAGCCTTGCCGCCTGGCGGGATGCGCACCCGCTCTTCGGCGCCGCGGTTTTCTTCGCGCTCTATGTGCTGGTGACGGCCTTGTCGCTGCCCGGCGCGGTCTGGATGACCCTGGCCGGCGGAGCGATCTTCGGTTTGTGGTGGGGCGCCCTGCTGGTTTCTTTCGCCTCTTCGCTGGGGGCGACGCTGGCCTTTCTCGCCGCCCGCTTCCTGCTGCGCGATTGGGTGGCGAGCCGCTTCGGGCAGCGCCTGGCCGCCATCGATGCCGGTATCCGGCGCGAGGGGGCCTTCTATCTCTTCACCCTGCGACTGGTGCCGGCGTTTCCCTTCTTCCTGGTCAATCTGCTGCTGGGCTTGACGGCGATGAAGACGCGCACCTTCTACTGGGTGAGCCAGCTCGGCATGCTGCCCGGCACCGTGGTTTACGTGAATGCCGGCACGCAGTTGGCGAAGATCGATTCGCTCTCCGGCCTCGTCTCGCCGGGTCTGTTGTTGTCGTTCGCCCTGCTGGGCGTGTTTCCCTTGATGGCCAAAAAGATCGTGGAGGTGGTGCGCGTGAACAAGATATTTGCGAAATGGACGAAGCCGGCGCGCTTCGACCGCAATCTCGTCGTCATCGGCGGCGGCAGCGCGGGACTGGTGACGGCCTATATCGCGGCCGCCGTGAAAGCCAAGGTGACGCTGATCGAGAAGGACAAGATGGGCGGCGATTGTCTCAACACCGGCTGTGTGCCCTCGAAGGCCTTGATCCGCTCGGCGAAGTTTCTCGCCCAGCTGGCGCGTGCCGAGGAGTTCGGGTGCCGTCGCGCCAGCGCCGAGTTTTCGTTCGCGGAAGTGATGGAGCGGGTGCAAAGGGTCGTGCAAACCGTTGCGCCGCATGATTCGATCGAACGCTACACCGGCCTGGGAGTGGAAGTGATCGAGGGCCGCGCGAAAATCATCTCGCCGTGGGCGGTGGAAGTCACGCGCAACGACGGTAGCACCGCAACGCTGACCACCCGCAGCATCGTCATCGCCGCCGGCGCGCGACCCTTCGTGCCGCCGATTCCGGGCATCGAGGAGGTGGGCTACCTGACCTCGGACACGGTGTGGTCTTTGCGCGAGCTGCCCAAGCGTCTGGTGGTGCTGGGCGGCGGGCCCATCGGTTCGGAATTGACACAAGCCTTTGCCCGTTTTGGCGCCGAAGTGACGCAAGTCGAAATGGCGCCGCGCATCCTGATCCGTGAAGATGCCGAGGTTTCCGCGCTGGTGGAGGAGCGTTTCCGCGCCGAAGGTATCGCGGTGCTGACAAACCATAAGGCCAAGCAGTTCGTGATGGACAATGGCGAGAAGGTTCTCATCGCCGAACACGAAGGCCGCGACGTGAAAATTCCCTTCGATGCCGTGCTGGTGGCCGTCGGCCGGGTCGCCAATCTCAAGGGCTATGGGCTGGAAGACATCGGCGTGGCCACTTCGCGCACCATCGAGGTCAATGCGTTTCTGCAAACCAATTTCCCGAACATCTATGCCGCCGGCGATGTGGCCGGGCCCTATCAATTCACGCATACCGCCGCCCATCAGGCCTGGTATGCGGCGGTGAATGCCCTGTTCGACCCCTTCAAGAAGTTTCGGGCCGACTATTCCGTGATTCCCTGGGCGACTTTCGTCGAGCCCGAAGTCGCGCGGGTCGGCCTCAACGAGCAGGAAGCGAAGGAAAAGGGCATCCCCTACGAAGTCAGCCGTTACGATATCGACGATCTCGATCGCGCCATCGCCGACGGCGAGGCGCATGGCTTCATCAAGGTGCTGACCGTGCCGGGCAAGGATCGCATTCTCGGCGTGACCATCGTCGGCGAGCATGCCGGCGAGCTGATCGCCGAATACGTGCTGGCGATGAAGCAGGGCATCGGCCTCAACGAGATTCTCGGCACCATCCACATCTATCCGACGCTCGCCGAAGCGAACAAATACGTCGCCGGGGTCTGGAAGAAGGCCCATGCCCCGCAACGGCTGCTGGCCTGGGTCGAACGCTTTCATGGCTGGCGGCGGGGAGCGTCGGCATGA